The Nothobranchius furzeri strain GRZ-AD chromosome 6, NfurGRZ-RIMD1, whole genome shotgun sequence genome includes a region encoding these proteins:
- the slc43a3a gene encoding solute carrier family 43 member 3a: MKGCEVNTRLLYRLTLVSGMLECLLFAGVVFGYASLVFVLKEDGYFSEMCAHDPNSNISLMETDCPSQDEQFSLVFTIASFLNNFLNLVNGFLFDRFGTMATRMLGICLYTTGTLLVAFSDAAFALMLFPALSCIAVGGILLLLTNMQVGNLFSAHRSTIITLYNGAFDSSSAVFLIIKVLHEQGVPLRPTFLAMSLCSIFHVARTFLLMPRTHIPYPLPQSYTYGVNCGKANTYNVEQIERMRETTVTLSQDSRGKDDSTRVDEAKLQKTQEERSFRSCVRSWFFLWHLLWLSIMQLRHYLFIGTLNSTLSRLARNDPSLVSRYTNAFAMTQLCGVLCAPWNGLILDRHKGKPRSLGETEQDADLRSSCLSLFLTSLQCLLFSVCASIPILPLQYLTFILQVLNRSFLYGGNAAFISITFPSSHFGKLYGLVMSLSAILSLLQYPLFALIKGPLHGDPFHVDIALTLLTLVVFIHPLHIFIHSKRRAQSRKNKADDSDSSEAKL, encoded by the exons ATGAAGGGCTGCGAGGTCAACACCAGGCTGCTCTACCGGCTGACTCTGGTCTCCGGGATGCTGGAGTGTCTGCTCTTCGCTGGAGTGGTTTTTGGTTACGCCTCGCTGGTGTTTGTGCTGAAGGAAGACGGATACTTCAGCGAGATGTGTGCCCACGACCCAAACAGCAACATCTCCCTGATGGAGACAG ACTGTCCAAGTCAGGATGAGCAGTTCTCTCTGGTCTTTACGATCGCCTCGTTCCTCAACAACTTCCTGAATCTCGTCAACGGCTTCCTGTTTGATCGGTTCGGCACCATGGCGACCAGGATGCTGGGAAT ATGTTTATACACAACTGGAACTCTTCTTGTGGCCTTCTCGGATGCAG CGTTTGCTCTGATGCTTTTTCCGGCTCTTTCCTGCATCGCTGTGGGAGGAATTCTGCTCCTACTTACCAACATGCAG GTGGGAAACCTGTTTTCTGCTCACCGCTCCACCATCATCACTCTCTACAACGGAGCATTTGATTCATCATCTGCTGTTTTTCTCATCATTAAG GTTTTGCATGAACAGGGGGTCCCTCTTCGCCCAACCTTCCTGGCCATGTCCCTGTGCAGTATCTTCCATGTGGCGAGGACATTTCTGCTCATGCCCAGAACCCACATCCCCTACCCTCTGCCTCAGAGCTACACATACGG GGTGAATTGTGGAAAGGCCAACACCTATAATGTGGAGCAGATTGAGAGGATGAGGGAGACCACGGTGACACTTTCACAGGATTCCAGAGGGAAAGACGACTCCACACGAGTGGATGAGGCAAAGCTTCAGAAAACACAAGAAG AGAGGAGTTTCCGGAGCTGTGTCCGGTCCTGGTTCTTCTTGTGGCATCTCCTGTGGTTGTCCATAATGCAGCTGAGACACTACCTCTTCATCGGAACACTCAACTCTACGCTCAGTCGACTGGCCCGGAACGACCCCAGCTTAG TGAGTCGGTACACCAATGCTTTTGCAATGacccagctgtgtggagtcctctgtGCCCCCTGGAATGGGCTCATATTGGACCGACACAAAGGAAAACCTCGAAGCCTCG GAGAAACTGAACAGGATGCAGACCTGCGctcgtcctgtctgtctctgttccTGACGTCGCTTCAGTGCCTCCTCTTCTCTGTGTGTGCCTCCATTCCTATCCTCCCTCTGCAGTACCTCACCTTCATCCTACAAGTTCTCAATCGCTCCTTCCTCTATGGAGGAAACGCAGCTTTCATAAGCATCAC TTTTCCAAGCTCCCACTTTGGGAAGCTGTATGGCCTGGTGATGTCACTGTCTGCTATCCTTTCCCTCCTTCAGTATCCGCTATTCGCCCTCATCAAAGGACCTCTGCATGGAGATccgtttcat GTGGACATCGCTCTCACCCTCCTCACTCTTGTGGTGTTTATCCATCCTCTTCACATCTTCATCCACAGCAAGAGACGAGCACAAAGCAGGAAGAATAAAGCTGACGACTCAGACTCCAGCGAAGCCAAACTGTAG